The Winogradskyella schleiferi genome has a window encoding:
- a CDS encoding LOG family protein, translating into MQSEIKNKGWNEIKTNDSWAIFKIMGEFVNGYEKLSKIGPCVSIFGSARTKPDHKYYKLAEEVATKIVDQGYGVITGGGPGIMEAGNKGAHIAGGTSVGLNIELPFEQHDNPYIDSDKSLDFDYFFVRKVMFVKYSQGFVVMPGGFGTLDELFEAMTLIQTHKIESFPIILVGKDFWGGLMDWVKTTLIDAKNISAKDLDLIHLVDSADEVIEILNDFYKEYDLSPNF; encoded by the coding sequence ATGCAAAGCGAAATTAAAAACAAAGGCTGGAATGAAATAAAAACAAACGACTCTTGGGCGATTTTTAAAATCATGGGAGAATTTGTAAACGGTTACGAAAAATTGAGTAAAATAGGACCTTGTGTTTCTATTTTTGGTTCAGCAAGAACCAAACCAGACCATAAATATTATAAATTAGCCGAAGAAGTTGCTACTAAAATTGTAGATCAAGGCTATGGCGTTATTACAGGTGGTGGACCAGGTATCATGGAAGCAGGTAACAAGGGCGCACATATTGCAGGTGGAACTTCCGTTGGTTTAAATATCGAATTGCCTTTTGAACAACATGACAATCCATACATAGACAGCGACAAAAGCTTAGATTTTGACTACTTCTTTGTTAGAAAGGTAATGTTTGTAAAATATTCTCAAGGTTTTGTGGTAATGCCAGGAGGTTTTGGAACCCTCGATGAATTGTTTGAAGCAATGACTTTAATACAAACTCATAAGATAGAATCATTTCCTATTATTTTAGTAGGAAAAGATTTTTGGGGAGGTTTGATGGACTGGGTAAAAACCACACTTATAGATGCTAAAAATATAAGCGCTAAAGATTTGGACTTAATTCATTTAGTAGACAGCGCAGATGAAGTCATAGAAATTCTAAACGATTTTTATAAAGAGTACGACCTTAGTCCTAACTTTTAG
- a CDS encoding IS3 family transposase, with amino-acid sequence MNQLYKTIGISKQAVNQYAKRQAVFDSRVSQLILEADDLREDHPGCGVEKMYNILDPDFIGRDRFIETMMGLGYRIKKKRNYKRTTIAGKKFYPNLIKGLRVNAPNVVWQSDITYLPLNGKHYYAVFIIDVYTKKIVGFIVSDNMRAQANVEALKMAIKENNAPEIHNSDRGSQYTYSKYIDLLVSNGTKISMSLSGLDNAYAERINRTIKEEYLDYWKPETFFQLKKCVAKAVKNYNEKRTHKSLPKMSPDNFEKYWSTLKPKNRPIMTIFNNEVNN; translated from the coding sequence ATGAACCAGCTTTATAAAACCATAGGCATCAGTAAACAAGCCGTTAACCAGTATGCAAAGCGGCAAGCGGTTTTCGATAGTCGAGTGTCTCAATTAATATTAGAGGCAGATGATCTTCGGGAGGATCATCCTGGTTGTGGAGTAGAAAAGATGTACAATATATTAGATCCGGATTTTATAGGTCGAGACCGTTTTATAGAAACCATGATGGGTCTTGGTTACAGAATTAAAAAGAAAAGGAATTATAAACGCACAACAATAGCAGGTAAAAAGTTTTATCCCAACCTAATAAAAGGTCTAAGGGTAAACGCACCAAACGTGGTATGGCAATCGGACATAACCTATCTGCCGCTCAACGGAAAACACTATTACGCTGTGTTTATAATAGATGTTTATACAAAAAAGATTGTTGGGTTTATCGTATCTGATAACATGAGAGCGCAAGCGAATGTAGAAGCACTTAAAATGGCAATCAAGGAAAATAATGCACCCGAGATCCATAACTCGGACAGGGGAAGCCAATACACTTACAGTAAATACATAGACTTACTGGTAAGCAATGGCACTAAGATAAGTATGTCTTTAAGTGGACTGGACAATGCATATGCAGAACGAATCAATAGAACTATAAAAGAAGAATATTTAGATTATTGGAAACCAGAAACCTTCTTTCAATTAAAAAAATGTGTAGCAAAAGCAGTTAAGAATTATAATGAAAAAAGAACACATAAAAGTTTACCAAAAATGAGCCCAGACAATTTTGAGAAATATTGGTCAACCTTAAAACCAAAAAATAGACCCATAATGACTATTTTTAACAATGAAGTAAATAACTAA
- a CDS encoding lmo0937 family membrane protein, translating to MKSILWLVAVIAIVVWLLGLLGIVPGLGSSSLIHILLVIAVIIILYNIISGRKPL from the coding sequence ATGAAAAGTATTCTTTGGCTTGTTGCCGTAATCGCAATCGTTGTATGGTTATTAGGATTATTAGGAATTGTTCCTGGTCTTGGTTCTAGTAGTTTAATTCATATTTTACTTGTAATCGCTGTAATTATAATCCTATATAATATTATATCGGGTAGAAAACCTTTATAA
- a CDS encoding transposase has product MKANIKLLKKKRIYSEEFKRQIVKDFESGQFSVPQLEKLHNISNTSIYSWIHKFSTFNEKGSRVVEMKNSSAQKMKEQQARIKELEAIVGRKQIKIDYLEKLIDIAEDDLSIDIKKNSNTPQSTGSEHIKKH; this is encoded by the coding sequence ATGAAAGCAAACATTAAACTATTAAAAAAGAAACGAATTTATTCTGAAGAATTTAAACGACAAATCGTAAAAGATTTTGAATCTGGTCAATTTAGCGTGCCTCAATTGGAAAAATTACACAACATAAGCAATACATCAATTTACAGTTGGATCCATAAATTTTCTACCTTTAACGAAAAAGGTTCAAGAGTTGTAGAGATGAAAAACAGTAGTGCCCAAAAGATGAAAGAACAACAAGCCCGAATAAAAGAGCTTGAAGCCATAGTTGGGCGTAAACAGATAAAGATAGATTATTTGGAGAAGCTAATTGATATTGCAGAAGACGATTTAAGTATAGATATCAAAAAAAATTCCAACACTCCGCAATCAACTGGTTCAGAACACATAAAGAAACACTAA
- the uvrA gene encoding excinuclease ABC subunit UvrA, producing the protein MSQFNDSIEVKGARVHNLKNIDVTIPRDKLVVITGLSGSGKSSLAFDTIYAEGQRRYIETFSAYARQFLGSLERPDVDKIDGLSPVIAIEQKTTSKSPRSTVGTITEIYDFLRLLYARAADAYSYETGEQMVSYNDEQIKDLILESYNGKRINILSPVVRSRKGHYRELFEQIAKQGFVKVRTDGEIVDIEKGMKLDRYKTHDIEIVIDRLKIDDKENNEKRLMESINTAMYHGEDVLMVIDQDTNEPRFFSRNLMCPSSGISYPNPEPNNFSFNSPKGACQNCNGIGELYVVNDRKLVPDESLSIKNGALAPHGPQKKSWIFKQFETIAQRFEFSLSDPWKDIPEEAKQVILHGGKDKFTVESKLLGVSRDYKIDFEGVANFIESQFNSDSTKLKRWAKEYMDKIECSVCEGSRLRKESLYFKVDGKSIAELVMMDVVELGAWLDGLTNRLSKKQQQISAEIIKEIRNRVQFLLDVGLTYLSLNRSSKSLSGGEAQRIRLATQIGSQLVGVLYILDEPSIGLHQRDNEKLINSLVSLRDVGNSVIVVEHDKDMIERADHVIDIGPFAGKHGGEIISEGTPKELLKQHTLTAAYLNGEKEIEVPKTRRKGNGKKMVLKGCTGNNLKNVDVEFPLGQMIGVTGVSGSGKSTLINETLYPILNAHYFNGVKKPMPYKSIKGLEHLDKVIDINQSPIGRTPRSNPATYTKTFDEIRSLFSKIPEAMIRGYKPGRFSFNVKGGRCETCQGAGLRVIEMNFLPDVYVECETCQGKRFNRETLEIRYKGKSISDVLNMTIEEAVGFFENIPKIHRKLKTIKNVGLGYITLGQQSTTLSGGEAQRIKLATELSKRDTGNTFYILDEPTTGLHFEDIRVLMKVLNKLVDKGNTVLIIEHNLDVIKTVDYIIDIGYEGGKGGGNVVAKGTPEQIVKDKKSYTAQFLKKELA; encoded by the coding sequence ATGAGCCAATTCAACGATTCCATTGAAGTAAAAGGAGCACGCGTTCACAACCTAAAAAATATAGATGTTACCATTCCGAGAGATAAACTAGTTGTTATAACCGGTCTTTCTGGTAGTGGAAAATCATCATTAGCTTTCGATACTATTTATGCCGAAGGACAACGTCGCTATATTGAAACCTTTTCGGCTTACGCACGTCAGTTTTTAGGGAGTTTAGAACGTCCTGATGTAGATAAAATCGACGGTCTGTCACCTGTAATAGCCATTGAGCAAAAAACCACGAGCAAATCGCCACGTTCTACAGTTGGTACCATTACTGAAATCTACGATTTTCTGCGTTTATTATATGCCAGAGCAGCGGATGCTTACAGTTATGAAACTGGCGAACAAATGGTAAGCTATAACGATGAGCAGATAAAAGACCTTATTTTAGAATCGTACAATGGCAAACGAATCAATATTTTATCTCCTGTGGTCCGTTCTCGTAAAGGACATTATCGCGAATTGTTTGAGCAAATTGCCAAGCAAGGCTTCGTCAAAGTGAGAACAGATGGCGAGATTGTGGATATTGAAAAGGGCATGAAACTAGACCGTTATAAAACCCACGATATCGAAATTGTAATCGATAGATTGAAGATTGACGACAAAGAAAACAATGAAAAACGCCTAATGGAATCCATCAATACAGCGATGTATCATGGAGAAGATGTTCTAATGGTTATTGACCAAGATACCAACGAACCTCGTTTTTTTAGCCGGAATTTAATGTGTCCTTCCTCTGGAATATCCTATCCAAATCCAGAACCGAATAATTTCTCATTCAACTCACCAAAAGGAGCTTGCCAAAATTGTAACGGTATTGGTGAATTATATGTGGTCAATGATCGCAAGTTGGTGCCAGACGAATCATTATCCATAAAAAATGGCGCATTAGCACCACACGGTCCTCAAAAGAAAAGCTGGATTTTTAAGCAATTCGAAACCATTGCGCAGCGATTTGAGTTTTCATTAAGTGACCCTTGGAAAGACATTCCCGAAGAAGCCAAACAAGTTATTCTTCATGGCGGAAAAGATAAGTTTACCGTTGAGAGTAAATTGTTAGGGGTTTCACGCGATTATAAAATAGATTTTGAAGGTGTCGCCAATTTTATCGAAAGTCAGTTCAACTCAGACTCAACCAAACTAAAACGATGGGCAAAAGAGTACATGGATAAGATAGAATGTTCCGTTTGCGAGGGTTCAAGATTACGAAAAGAATCGCTTTACTTTAAAGTGGATGGTAAAAGCATTGCAGAATTGGTAATGATGGACGTTGTTGAATTAGGAGCTTGGTTAGATGGACTAACAAATCGATTATCCAAAAAACAACAACAGATTTCAGCTGAAATCATAAAGGAAATAAGAAATAGAGTTCAGTTTTTACTCGATGTGGGACTCACTTACCTCAGCTTAAACCGGAGTTCTAAATCGCTTTCCGGAGGCGAAGCACAACGTATAAGATTGGCAACGCAAATTGGCTCACAATTGGTAGGCGTCCTGTATATTCTTGATGAACCAAGTATTGGTTTACACCAGCGTGATAATGAAAAACTAATCAATTCATTAGTGTCGTTACGGGATGTTGGTAACTCGGTAATCGTCGTTGAACACGATAAAGATATGATAGAACGTGCCGACCATGTGATAGATATCGGTCCTTTTGCTGGTAAACATGGAGGTGAAATCATCAGTGAAGGTACACCAAAAGAATTGCTGAAACAACATACGTTAACTGCGGCATACCTCAACGGTGAAAAGGAAATTGAAGTCCCAAAGACCAGACGAAAAGGCAATGGTAAAAAAATGGTCTTAAAAGGTTGCACAGGTAACAACCTGAAGAACGTAGATGTTGAGTTTCCTTTAGGGCAAATGATTGGTGTTACGGGAGTTTCAGGAAGTGGAAAATCGACCTTAATTAATGAAACCCTCTACCCTATTCTCAATGCACATTATTTTAATGGCGTTAAAAAACCAATGCCTTACAAAAGTATCAAAGGTCTAGAGCATTTAGACAAAGTGATTGACATTAACCAATCACCTATTGGACGCACACCGAGAAGTAATCCGGCAACCTATACCAAAACCTTCGATGAAATAAGAAGCTTGTTTTCTAAAATTCCCGAAGCGATGATTCGTGGTTATAAACCTGGGCGTTTCAGCTTCAACGTAAAAGGTGGACGTTGCGAAACTTGCCAAGGCGCTGGTTTACGTGTGATTGAAATGAACTTTCTACCAGATGTTTATGTGGAGTGTGAAACCTGCCAAGGCAAACGTTTTAATAGAGAAACTTTAGAAATACGATATAAGGGAAAATCGATAAGTGATGTTTTGAATATGACGATTGAAGAAGCTGTCGGTTTCTTCGAAAATATTCCAAAAATTCATAGAAAACTAAAAACCATTAAAAATGTTGGCTTGGGCTATATCACTTTAGGTCAACAAAGTACCACACTTTCTGGTGGTGAAGCACAACGTATAAAGTTAGCGACGGAACTCAGTAAACGCGACACAGGAAATACGTTTTATATTCTAGACGAACCTACCACAGGTTTGCACTTTGAAGATATTAGAGTCTTGATGAAAGTCCTCAATAAATTAGTAGATAAAGGGAATACCGTCTTAATTATTGAGCACAATCTAGATGTGATTAAAACCGTAGATTATATTATTGACATTGGTTATGAAGGCGGAAAAGGGGGTGGAAATGTCGTTGCGAAAGGCACTCCAGAGCAAATCGTAAAGGATAAAAAGAGTTATACTGCTCAATTTCTAAAGAAGGAGCTGGCTTAA